Proteins from a genomic interval of Candidatus Angelobacter sp.:
- a CDS encoding peptidyl-prolyl cis-trans isomerase, with the protein MRFAPFIVLTALLLRPSPGQAAQPGPLAINGIAVKVNDAVITFREIDGEISDTSMRLLRSQYGRQPDVFRQKLEKLKSDTVELLVERQLILDEFKNAGYKLTESYIDEVVKRRIRNQFGDRVTMIKTLEHEGISYETFRQRIREDFIVNAMELKNAGTERIIVSPHKIETYYAQNSDKFKVEDEISLRMIFLANKPDQDAAATKKKAEDILAKLKGGAPFAEMASQNSDDSHRTEGGLRPAETRKTLREDLAKEAFALKAGQLSDVLERPEGCYIMKVEEVRPAHVKPLNEARAEIEKTLRTDEEQRMRKAWIDRLRAKSFVKSFAD; encoded by the coding sequence ATGAGATTTGCTCCTTTCATTGTCCTGACCGCGCTGCTCCTGCGGCCGTCGCCGGGCCAGGCCGCCCAGCCCGGCCCGCTGGCCATCAACGGCATCGCCGTCAAGGTCAACGACGCCGTCATCACGTTCCGGGAGATTGACGGCGAGATCAGCGACACCTCGATGCGCCTGTTGAGGTCCCAGTATGGACGGCAGCCGGATGTTTTCCGGCAAAAGCTGGAGAAACTGAAAAGCGATACGGTGGAGCTTCTCGTCGAGCGCCAGCTCATTCTGGATGAATTCAAAAACGCCGGCTACAAACTCACCGAAAGCTACATCGACGAGGTGGTCAAGCGGCGGATTCGCAATCAGTTCGGCGACCGCGTGACGATGATCAAAACGCTCGAGCACGAGGGCATCAGTTACGAAACCTTCCGCCAGCGCATTCGTGAGGATTTCATCGTCAATGCCATGGAATTGAAAAACGCGGGCACGGAACGAATCATTGTCTCGCCCCACAAGATCGAAACCTATTACGCGCAGAACTCCGACAAGTTCAAAGTCGAGGACGAAATCAGCCTGCGCATGATCTTTCTGGCCAACAAGCCGGATCAGGACGCGGCGGCGACGAAAAAAAAGGCCGAAGACATTCTCGCGAAGCTCAAGGGCGGGGCGCCATTTGCAGAAATGGCCTCCCAGAATTCGGATGATTCGCACCGCACCGAAGGAGGACTCCGGCCCGCCGAAACCCGGAAAACCCTGCGCGAGGATCTGGCGAAGGAGGCCTTCGCACTGAAGGCGGGCCAACTGAGCGACGTGCTCGAACGGCCCGAGGGCTGTTATATCATGAAGGTCGAGGAAGTCCGTCCCGCGCACGTCAAGCCGCTCAACGAGGCGCGCGCGGAGATCGAGAAAACACTCCGGACGGACGAAGAACAACGCATGCGCAAGGCATGGATCGACCGCCTCCGGGCCAAATCGTTCGTCAAATCATTCGCAGACTGA
- the pdxA gene encoding 4-hydroxythreonine-4-phosphate dehydrogenase PdxA, producing the protein MTGWIGIALGDITGIGAEVALKALAAEMSADETRYLLLGDEARLHRLNDQLHAGLRLLPHRGPRDSGRIFIHDPASEPLPAKLQQGAPAAAAAALAWLTDGAQRCLRHEIDALVTAPVNKEAIIRAGRALFVGQTEFLSELAGVNRTAMMLLGADERDRWLRVALATTHVPIRRVADQLSREKIELTIELAAQACHDLGLPRARVGVCGLNPHAGEGGQLGTEEQTVIIPAVNAARDRGIEVTGPLAADTLFHHAFRGDYDAVVAMYHDQGLAPLKMIGFESGVNWTLGLPFIRTSPDHGTAYDIAGQGRANPSSMRAAIRLAKQLARTRG; encoded by the coding sequence ATGACTGGCTGGATCGGCATCGCGCTCGGCGACATCACCGGCATCGGCGCGGAAGTGGCGCTCAAGGCCCTCGCGGCGGAAATGTCGGCGGACGAGACCCGCTATCTTTTGCTGGGCGACGAAGCGCGCCTCCACCGTCTCAACGACCAACTGCACGCCGGACTCCGGCTGTTGCCGCATCGCGGGCCTCGAGACTCCGGCCGGATATTCATTCATGATCCGGCGTCGGAACCATTGCCGGCCAAACTGCAACAAGGCGCGCCGGCCGCCGCTGCAGCGGCGTTGGCGTGGCTCACCGACGGCGCGCAGCGCTGCCTGCGTCACGAGATCGACGCTCTGGTGACCGCGCCGGTGAACAAAGAGGCGATCATCCGCGCCGGCCGCGCTTTGTTTGTCGGCCAGACGGAATTTCTCTCCGAACTCGCCGGCGTAAACCGGACGGCCATGATGCTACTCGGCGCGGACGAGCGTGACCGCTGGCTGCGGGTTGCGCTGGCGACGACGCACGTTCCGATCCGGCGCGTTGCCGATCAACTGTCGCGGGAGAAAATCGAACTGACGATCGAACTCGCCGCGCAGGCGTGCCACGACCTTGGGCTGCCGCGGGCGCGCGTCGGGGTCTGCGGATTGAATCCGCACGCGGGTGAAGGCGGGCAGCTTGGCACGGAGGAGCAGACCGTCATCATTCCCGCCGTGAATGCCGCGCGGGATCGCGGGATCGAGGTGACGGGACCGCTGGCGGCGGACACGCTGTTTCATCACGCCTTTCGTGGCGACTACGACGCTGTGGTGGCGATGTATCACGATCAGGGGCTTGCCCCCTTGAAAATGATCGGCTTTGAAAGCGGCGTGAACTGGACGCTGGGTCTGCCGTTCATCCGCACGTCCCCCGATCACGGCACTGCGTATGATATCGCCGGCCAGGGCAGGGCAAATCCGTCCAGCATGAGGGCCGCCATCCGTCTCGCGAAACAACTGGCACGCACGCGGGGCTGA
- the ruvC gene encoding crossover junction endodeoxyribonuclease RuvC has product MGITPQQFERMKSRVNGARRVAGPVFTASPPVPERGPQIILGIDPSLRGTGFGVIRLSKPHPQTLALGTIVCPAGWEHSRCLVKIAQTLRDVVRRHKPTVCVVEGLFYAQNLQTAMLMGEARGAAMATAAEAGLDIYEIAPRKVKQAIVGYGAAQKMAVAKMVQRLLNLAEPPAPDAADALALALTHAQENGRYSLSAPRKI; this is encoded by the coding sequence GTGGGCATCACGCCGCAGCAATTCGAGCGGATGAAAAGCCGCGTCAACGGCGCGCGACGCGTGGCCGGGCCTGTGTTCACCGCGAGCCCGCCGGTGCCGGAACGCGGTCCCCAGATCATTCTCGGCATCGACCCGTCCCTGCGCGGCACGGGTTTTGGTGTGATTCGCTTGTCGAAACCGCACCCGCAAACACTCGCGCTGGGCACGATTGTTTGTCCGGCCGGATGGGAACATTCGCGCTGCCTCGTGAAAATCGCGCAAACGCTGCGCGACGTGGTCAGGCGGCACAAGCCCACGGTGTGCGTCGTGGAAGGTCTGTTCTACGCACAGAACCTGCAGACGGCGATGTTGATGGGCGAGGCGCGCGGCGCGGCGATGGCCACCGCCGCCGAAGCAGGGCTGGACATTTACGAAATCGCACCGCGCAAAGTGAAGCAGGCCATCGTCGGCTATGGCGCGGCGCAAAAAATGGCGGTCGCCAAAATGGTGCAGCGGCTGTTGAATCTCGCGGAGCCGCCCGCTCCGGACGCTGCGGACGCGCTGGCGCTCGCGTTGACGCATGCGCAGGAAAACGGGCGGTACAGCCTGAGCGCGCCGCGGAAAATCTGA
- the ruvA gene encoding Holliday junction branch migration protein RuvA — protein MITFLQGKLVEALPTQVTVDVNGVGYEVLIPLSSFDKLPSPGHEIRLLTHLAVREDAHVLYGFMTAAERELFRLLINTVSGIGPKIALNILSGMNPTAFRGAVANGDVKALSQISGVGKKTAERIVVELKDRIGVAGAWEASSAQRALSPEDQKINDAVLALMALGFKQIEAHDSVRAALNVLGPKSTVEDLVRTSLKKGA, from the coding sequence ATGATCACCTTTCTTCAAGGCAAACTCGTCGAAGCGCTGCCGACACAGGTGACGGTGGACGTCAATGGCGTGGGCTATGAAGTCCTCATTCCCTTGTCCTCGTTCGACAAGCTGCCGTCGCCCGGTCACGAGATCAGGCTGCTGACGCATCTGGCCGTGCGCGAGGACGCGCACGTGCTTTACGGTTTTATGACCGCGGCCGAGCGCGAGTTGTTTCGATTGCTCATCAACACGGTCAGCGGCATCGGGCCGAAGATCGCGCTCAACATCCTGAGCGGAATGAATCCCACGGCGTTTCGCGGCGCCGTGGCCAACGGCGACGTGAAGGCGCTGTCGCAGATTTCCGGCGTTGGAAAAAAGACCGCCGAACGCATCGTCGTCGAATTAAAGGACCGGATTGGCGTGGCAGGCGCATGGGAGGCGAGCAGCGCGCAGCGGGCGCTTTCACCGGAAGACCAGAAGATCAACGATGCCGTGCTGGCGTTGATGGCGCTCGGTTTCAAGCAGATCGAAGCCCATGACTCCGTGCGCGCCGCATTGAACGTGCTGGGTCCAAAATCGACCGTCGAAGACCTGGTGCGGACGTCCCTGAAAAAAGGAGCTTGA
- a CDS encoding lysophospholipid acyltransferase family protein translates to MDAVGPKPKVPRPKSSGVVVPHRARWHQRLGAALVYGFIRCVAATVRFRMEDGSGLFRGAPPGRIIFSIWHNRLALSLIMYRRYVVRFAPERRLAAMVSASRDGGLLARILEHFCVEPVRGSSSRRGPQALREMLSWAERGHDLAITPDGPRGPCYKVQEGVISTAQLTGLPIVPVSYHLNWKYRPRSWDRFQVPLPFARCTIRTGELLRVPRDAGEAEREALRQQLERIMAAITRD, encoded by the coding sequence ATGGACGCGGTTGGTCCAAAGCCCAAGGTCCCCAGGCCGAAGTCAAGCGGCGTCGTGGTGCCGCACCGTGCCAGGTGGCATCAACGGCTGGGAGCGGCGTTGGTTTACGGGTTTATCCGCTGTGTCGCGGCCACGGTCCGATTCCGGATGGAGGACGGCTCCGGTTTGTTCCGAGGAGCGCCGCCGGGGAGGATCATCTTTTCCATCTGGCACAATCGCCTCGCGCTGTCGCTGATCATGTACCGCCGATACGTGGTGAGGTTCGCGCCCGAGCGGCGCCTGGCGGCGATGGTCAGCGCGAGCCGGGACGGCGGACTGCTGGCGCGAATTCTCGAACATTTTTGCGTGGAGCCTGTGCGCGGATCGTCGAGCCGGCGCGGTCCGCAGGCGCTGCGCGAGATGCTCTCCTGGGCGGAGCGCGGCCACGATCTCGCGATCACACCGGACGGTCCACGCGGTCCGTGTTACAAAGTCCAGGAGGGCGTGATCTCGACCGCGCAGTTGACCGGTCTGCCGATTGTGCCCGTGTCCTACCATCTCAACTGGAAGTACCGTCCCCGAAGCTGGGATCGCTTTCAAGTGCCGCTGCCGTTTGCCCGTTGCACCATCCGGACCGGTGAACTCCTGCGCGTGCCGCGCGACGCAGGCGAAGCCGAACGCGAGGCGTTGCGGCAACAGCTCGAACGGATCATGGCCGCCATCACGCGGGACTGA
- a CDS encoding lytic transglycosylase domain-containing protein, with protein sequence MVRRWLTVLAVLSLLAAAAGWRYCQWRDHRFDEVILVAARRYSVDPALVKAVVWRESWFNPAARGSRQEFGLMQIRVVAAQEWARAEKLKSFSPEQLLDPRTNTLAGAWYLSRLLRRYQQTDRPVTYTLADYNAGRARVRQWAKGAAVTNSAVFMEQMDFPATKKYVAAVANRQDRYRKGFPADPGITKN encoded by the coding sequence GTGGTTCGCCGATGGCTCACTGTTCTTGCGGTCCTTTCGTTGCTTGCCGCCGCCGCGGGGTGGCGTTACTGCCAGTGGCGCGATCACCGTTTCGATGAAGTGATCCTCGTGGCGGCGCGGCGGTACAGCGTTGACCCCGCGCTGGTCAAGGCGGTGGTCTGGCGGGAAAGCTGGTTCAACCCGGCCGCGCGCGGATCGAGACAGGAGTTCGGCCTGATGCAGATCCGCGTCGTGGCGGCGCAGGAGTGGGCGCGCGCGGAGAAGCTGAAGTCGTTTTCGCCGGAACAACTGCTCGACCCGCGCACGAACACCCTGGCGGGCGCGTGGTATTTGTCGAGACTGCTCCGCCGCTATCAGCAGACGGACCGGCCCGTGACCTACACTCTGGCCGATTACAACGCCGGCCGCGCGCGCGTGCGCCAGTGGGCGAAAGGCGCGGCCGTTACGAACAGCGCGGTCTTCATGGAGCAGATGGATTTTCCCGCGACGAAGAAATACGTCGCGGCCGTGGCGAACCGGCAGGACCGGTACCGGAAGGGATTTCCCGCGGACCCGGGGATCACCAAAAACTAG
- the priA gene encoding primosomal protein N': MIARVTLEIALRKEFDYLVPPELEGGVEVGTRVKVPFGPRQVMGCVTALVGESPHTNLRPILKTVGKQALVTPKILKLARWIADYYCCATEVALKSVLPEAVRKEEAGWRERLFVRLLPLSGELPKLTKRQQEVWNVIEEWREMPLQELLELADTTAETVRRLEDKGLVHVGPRISERDPYAREHILPTQTLKLNADQAAALQQIKAALDDRQPSTINHQPSTFLLHGVTGSGKTEVYLQAIAHCLQQGKGAIVLVPEISLTPQTVERFKARFCSGPLQTLAAVLHSHLSAGERHDEWHKIRQGRAKIVIGARSAIFAPVDPLGLIIVDEEHEHSYKQEEAPRYHARDVAVVRGQMEDAVVVLGSATPSLESYHNVKKGKYALLELPQRADDKKMPLVRVIDMRQEARKEKGTPIFSRKLKEEITQRLERKEQVMLFLNRRGYATSLQCPKCGYVAECPNCSVALTYHRSRQKICCHICAHEAPAPAVCPNDKCRNPAIRYAGLGTEKVEDTLAKLFPHARVRRMDSDTLKRKEDYRRILGDFRTGKIDILVGTQMIAKGLHFPNVTLVGIIYADLSLHQPDFRAGERTFQLLTQVAGRAGRGDVEGEVVVQAFTPFHPAIQYARRHDFTGFYEQEIEFRGQLKYPPLTRAALLTLRGRNEQKVKFSAEHLRKQLDRELSQFKELVLAGPAPAPLLRAETYYRYQVMLRTRQMSRLSQSLGKLLETLALPEDVSLTVDVDPVNLL; the protein is encoded by the coding sequence ATGATCGCCCGCGTCACCCTGGAAATCGCGCTCCGCAAGGAGTTTGATTATCTCGTGCCGCCGGAACTGGAGGGAGGGGTCGAGGTGGGCACGCGCGTCAAGGTTCCTTTCGGCCCGCGACAGGTGATGGGCTGCGTGACGGCGCTGGTCGGGGAATCCCCGCATACGAATCTGCGGCCGATTCTGAAAACCGTGGGCAAACAGGCGCTGGTGACCCCGAAGATTTTGAAGCTCGCGCGCTGGATCGCTGACTATTACTGCTGCGCCACCGAGGTCGCGCTGAAAAGCGTCCTGCCCGAAGCCGTGCGCAAGGAGGAAGCGGGCTGGCGCGAACGATTGTTCGTCCGTTTGTTGCCGCTCTCGGGCGAGCTGCCCAAACTGACCAAACGTCAGCAGGAGGTCTGGAATGTCATTGAGGAATGGCGCGAGATGCCGTTGCAGGAGTTGCTCGAACTGGCCGACACAACCGCCGAGACCGTGCGACGCCTCGAGGACAAGGGACTGGTCCACGTCGGTCCGCGGATATCAGAGCGTGATCCCTATGCGCGCGAGCACATCCTGCCGACGCAGACTTTGAAGTTGAATGCGGACCAGGCTGCCGCGCTGCAGCAAATCAAGGCCGCACTTGATGACAGACAACCATCAACCATCAACCATCAACCATCAACGTTCCTGCTCCACGGCGTCACTGGCAGCGGCAAGACGGAAGTTTACTTGCAGGCCATTGCGCACTGCCTGCAACAAGGCAAGGGCGCCATCGTTCTCGTGCCGGAGATTTCCCTCACGCCGCAGACGGTGGAGCGATTCAAGGCGCGGTTTTGTTCAGGTCCGTTGCAAACACTGGCCGCCGTGCTGCACAGCCATTTGTCGGCCGGCGAGCGGCACGATGAATGGCACAAGATCCGGCAGGGCCGCGCGAAGATCGTCATCGGCGCGCGCTCCGCGATTTTCGCGCCCGTCGATCCGCTCGGACTGATCATCGTGGACGAGGAACACGAGCATTCCTACAAGCAGGAGGAGGCGCCGCGCTATCACGCGCGCGACGTGGCCGTCGTGCGCGGACAGATGGAAGATGCGGTCGTGGTGCTCGGCTCGGCCACACCGTCGCTCGAGAGTTACCACAACGTGAAGAAGGGAAAATACGCGCTGCTCGAACTGCCGCAGCGGGCTGACGACAAGAAGATGCCGCTGGTGCGCGTGATCGACATGCGCCAGGAGGCGCGCAAAGAGAAAGGCACGCCGATCTTCTCGCGAAAGTTGAAGGAGGAAATCACACAGCGACTGGAACGGAAAGAGCAGGTGATGCTGTTTCTGAATCGCCGGGGCTACGCGACGTCGCTGCAATGTCCGAAATGCGGTTACGTGGCTGAATGCCCGAACTGCAGTGTGGCGCTGACTTATCATCGTTCGAGACAGAAAATCTGCTGTCACATCTGCGCCCACGAGGCGCCGGCGCCGGCGGTTTGCCCGAATGACAAATGCCGCAACCCGGCGATCCGTTATGCGGGCCTGGGCACGGAGAAAGTCGAGGACACCCTCGCAAAGCTGTTCCCGCACGCGCGGGTGAGGCGCATGGACTCCGACACTTTGAAACGCAAGGAGGATTACCGGCGCATCCTCGGCGACTTCCGCACCGGCAAAATTGACATCCTGGTCGGCACGCAGATGATCGCGAAGGGACTGCATTTTCCGAATGTGACGCTTGTCGGGATCATTTACGCGGATCTCAGTTTGCATCAACCGGATTTCCGCGCCGGCGAGCGAACGTTCCAGTTGCTCACGCAAGTGGCGGGCCGGGCGGGTCGCGGCGACGTGGAAGGCGAAGTGGTGGTGCAGGCGTTCACGCCGTTTCACCCGGCGATTCAATACGCGCGGCGTCACGACTTCACCGGGTTTTACGAGCAGGAAATCGAATTTCGCGGGCAGCTCAAGTATCCGCCTTTGACGCGGGCGGCACTCCTGACGCTGAGAGGTCGCAACGAGCAGAAGGTGAAGTTTTCGGCGGAGCATTTGCGGAAGCAACTGGACCGGGAACTGTCCCAATTCAAAGAACTGGTTCTGGCCGGTCCCGCGCCGGCGCCGTTATTGCGCGCCGAAACCTACTATCGGTATCAGGTCATGCTGCGCACGCGGCAAATGAGCCGGCTCAGCCAGTCTCTGGGGAAACTGCTGGAAACGCTCGCGCTGCCGGAAGACGTATCGCTCACGGTGGACGTTGATCCGGTGAATCTGCTGTGA